The Eubacteriaceae bacterium Marseille-Q4139 genome has a window encoding:
- a CDS encoding glycosyltransferase — MVGIGGAERVSVTLAEHFREKGHRVSILCYRDDGTYPVHKSIPVIKLPDAANPVVRHLKRIHFFVKYARKNQIDLVIALFRGFDFTWIYRGISKSRLILSQRNDPKAEYDKNLSAKMQCLLFFSGADAVVFQTKEERDYFSRRIRKKGVLIPNPVKEFLPPPYRGPRNKVIVNFCRLDPQKNLKLLLSAFGRICQEFPEYHLKIYGEGPQKEELLDFLREKKLEGRAEICPFSDNIHEEIKDAAMFVSSSNYEGISNSMMEAMAMELPCICTDCPAGGAGMVIRNGVNGLLVPVGNEAALAAAMKKLLSEPDYALRLGREAGKVRDTFSADRICKRWDKLIKELTDTGKKGRKRVMSRN; from the coding sequence ATGGTCGGAATCGGAGGCGCGGAACGGGTTTCCGTTACTTTAGCAGAGCATTTTCGGGAAAAAGGCCATAGAGTCAGTATTCTATGTTACAGAGATGATGGTACTTACCCGGTTCATAAGTCGATCCCTGTGATCAAGCTTCCGGATGCTGCCAATCCTGTCGTGCGGCATCTGAAAAGAATTCACTTTTTTGTAAAATATGCCAGGAAAAATCAAATTGATCTTGTAATTGCATTGTTCCGTGGATTTGATTTTACGTGGATTTACAGGGGAATTTCTAAAAGCCGCCTGATTCTGTCCCAGCGAAACGATCCAAAGGCGGAGTATGATAAAAATCTGTCGGCTAAAATGCAGTGTCTTTTATTTTTCAGTGGAGCAGATGCCGTTGTCTTCCAGACAAAAGAGGAGCGGGATTACTTCAGCCGCAGAATTCGCAAAAAGGGTGTTCTGATTCCTAATCCGGTGAAGGAGTTTTTGCCGCCGCCGTACAGAGGCCCCAGGAACAAAGTCATCGTAAACTTCTGCCGTCTGGATCCTCAGAAAAATCTAAAATTATTGTTGTCTGCTTTTGGAAGAATTTGTCAGGAATTTCCTGAATATCATCTGAAGATATATGGGGAAGGGCCTCAGAAAGAAGAGCTGCTTGATTTTTTGAGAGAAAAAAAACTGGAGGGCAGAGCGGAAATTTGTCCTTTTTCGGACAATATCCACGAAGAAATCAAGGATGCGGCAATGTTTGTTTCATCCTCCAATTACGAGGGGATCTCAAATTCTATGATGGAGGCTATGGCAATGGAATTGCCTTGTATCTGTACGGACTGTCCGGCTGGCGGTGCGGGCATGGTGATTCGGAATGGAGTAAACGGGCTGTTAGTTCCTGTCGGGAATGAAGCAGCTTTAGCAGCGGCGATGAAAAAGCTTTTGTCAGAACCGGACTATGCATTGCGTTTGGGGCGAGAAGCTGGAAAGGTGCGGGATACATTTTCTGCTGATCGAATCTGTAAACGATGGGACAAACTGATTAAAGAGCTCACTGACACAGGAAAAAAGGGCAGAAAGAGAGTTATGAGCAGAAATTGA
- a CDS encoding WbqC family protein, giving the protein MKLGIMQPYFLPYIGYWQLLNAVDAYVILDDVNYIGRGWINRNRILIHGEPAYLNLPVSKASQNRKINELQVNWDEKERLRAKRKVELAYKRAPYFDSVYPLFCGIVDDEQRNLSEYLTDSIRKICEYLEIETPILLSSELEKDHSRKGQERILDICDHLGASEYYNAIGGQALYSGSRFQEHKIQLGFVETGVIEYEQFGSVFVPGLSILDVMMFNPVKRIQEFLGEYVIVPGREETEEENESNIERSAE; this is encoded by the coding sequence ATGAAGCTTGGAATTATGCAGCCATATTTTCTTCCATATATCGGATATTGGCAGCTGCTGAATGCAGTGGATGCATATGTCATATTGGATGATGTAAACTATATTGGAAGAGGATGGATTAACCGCAACCGCATTTTGATTCACGGAGAACCTGCCTATCTGAACCTTCCTGTCAGTAAGGCCAGTCAGAATCGAAAAATCAATGAGCTTCAGGTAAACTGGGACGAAAAGGAGAGGCTAAGGGCAAAAAGAAAAGTAGAACTGGCATATAAGAGGGCTCCCTATTTTGATTCTGTATATCCATTGTTTTGCGGGATTGTGGATGACGAGCAAAGGAACCTGTCGGAGTATCTTACGGACTCTATACGGAAAATTTGTGAATATTTGGAAATTGAAACTCCAATTCTGCTATCTTCTGAACTTGAGAAAGATCATTCACGGAAAGGGCAGGAAAGGATTTTGGACATATGCGACCATCTCGGAGCCAGTGAATATTATAATGCGATTGGCGGGCAGGCACTTTATTCGGGAAGCAGGTTTCAGGAGCATAAAATTCAGCTTGGCTTTGTAGAGACCGGAGTAATTGAATATGAACAATTTGGCAGTGTATTTGTCCCGGGATTGTCAATTCTGGATGTCATGATGTTTAATCCGGTAAAACGAATTCAAGAGTTTTTGGGCGAGTATGTGATCGTTCCGGGACGGGAAGAGACGGAGGAAGAAAATGAATCGAATATTGAGAGGTCTGCTGAGTGA
- a CDS encoding glycosyltransferase codes for MVSAEKEDAGQEIVVSTYCLAYNHEKFIRDALEGFVSQKTNFRYEVLVHDDASTDGTARIIREYEEKYPDIIKPIYQKENQYSKGIDIVGTIITPRLKGTYIAICEGDDYWTDPEKLQRQVDILEAMPSCIACVHQTLEIGCRSGKKRLISPYREDGFVDMQTIISGGNKAFQLSSLVFRKKALEEIPQFVSAVKGTGDYALSMYLGLKGDIFFINRTMSVYRMLSSESSWTSRMAADEKAWLKHCRETIDMLRSVDCYTEGKFHEMFDRELAKFEYELERAACSSSVFLLPRYAEYWKREPLVKKLRYFIKLMLPPPI; via the coding sequence ATGGTATCTGCGGAAAAGGAAGACGCCGGACAGGAGATCGTTGTCAGTACATATTGTCTGGCATATAACCACGAGAAATTTATACGGGATGCATTGGAGGGATTTGTTTCACAAAAAACAAATTTCAGATATGAGGTTCTTGTACATGATGATGCCTCCACAGACGGAACGGCACGTATTATCCGGGAATACGAAGAAAAATATCCGGATATCATAAAGCCAATCTATCAGAAAGAGAATCAGTACTCCAAGGGAATTGATATTGTTGGGACGATTATCACCCCAAGGCTTAAAGGAACGTATATTGCAATATGTGAGGGGGACGATTACTGGACCGATCCGGAAAAACTGCAAAGGCAGGTGGACATTTTGGAAGCCATGCCCTCTTGTATAGCATGCGTGCATCAGACATTGGAAATCGGATGCAGAAGTGGGAAAAAGCGGCTTATCTCACCGTATCGTGAGGATGGTTTTGTCGATATGCAGACGATCATCAGCGGGGGGAACAAAGCTTTTCAGCTCTCTTCACTGGTTTTCCGAAAGAAGGCTCTTGAAGAAATACCGCAGTTTGTATCGGCGGTGAAGGGAACTGGGGATTATGCGCTTTCGATGTATCTTGGATTGAAGGGAGATATCTTTTTTATCAATCGAACGATGTCGGTTTACCGTATGCTTTCTTCGGAGAGTTCATGGACAAGCCGCATGGCGGCAGACGAAAAAGCCTGGCTTAAGCACTGCCGGGAAACGATTGATATGCTCCGGTCGGTTGATTGCTATACAGAAGGGAAGTTCCATGAAATGTTTGATCGGGAACTGGCAAAATTTGAATACGAGCTGGAACGTGCAGCATGCAGCAGCAGCGTCTTTTTGTTGCCCAGATATGCGGAATACTGGAAAAGGGAGCCGCTGGTTAAAAAGCTGCGATATTTTATAAAGCTCATGCTGCCGCCGCCGATATGA
- a CDS encoding O-antigen ligase domain-containing protein — protein MNVRNILLSILYFLSAVPTYYLYEGSISIGGFGFMYCYLAPIPFIVLAFGIFLVNPDVERMIQVVKMMLILAFPLLLTVLYSFLIWIANFSAFRVMTRGLFFVVYQLIAIAMAGAATYCFGKRAVYYQMAALLIAFLMVVFPLIREGGMAEFLRQYVQLILSGSAETGYMMQTIERAGFAHGIGIYIFYLILTWKENKINLFLLLIAIPVFLTGFKRSALVGISVGLTAYLVVAVTPKAWQVRMAKTIIIVMLVSGLAYIAVVATGLLGKAAEMMQIDSMGRVEIYESMRPYYEFDFSYMGRGLGYVSYMIWNGLIDVGDEFAGDIHNDLLRQYIELGMIGFIVWIVLYFYWRLEMLAKSMDMKYRAVLLAIFAYCFGCYLTENMYYNFRVNLAIAVVIFSYAFQRMEEHTPETGGRA, from the coding sequence ATGAATGTACGTAACATCCTGCTTTCAATTTTATACTTTTTAAGTGCGGTTCCTACCTACTATTTGTATGAAGGAAGTATCTCTATCGGCGGATTTGGATTTATGTATTGCTATCTGGCGCCCATTCCTTTTATTGTCTTAGCCTTCGGCATATTTCTGGTAAATCCGGATGTTGAGCGCATGATTCAGGTAGTAAAGATGATGCTTATATTAGCATTCCCTCTGCTTTTGACAGTGCTTTACTCTTTTTTGATCTGGATTGCCAATTTTTCTGCTTTTCGTGTTATGACGAGAGGACTGTTTTTTGTTGTCTATCAGCTGATTGCCATTGCGATGGCCGGAGCGGCCACCTACTGTTTTGGGAAAAGAGCGGTTTATTATCAGATGGCTGCCCTGTTAATTGCATTTTTGATGGTAGTATTCCCATTGATTCGTGAAGGCGGTATGGCGGAATTCCTTCGTCAGTACGTTCAGCTGATATTGAGCGGGTCAGCTGAGACGGGATATATGATGCAGACCATTGAGAGAGCTGGCTTTGCCCATGGGATAGGGATCTACATATTCTACCTGATTTTGACCTGGAAAGAAAATAAAATCAATCTTTTTCTGCTTCTTATTGCAATACCTGTGTTCCTTACCGGCTTTAAACGAAGTGCACTGGTAGGAATTTCGGTAGGGCTCACTGCATACCTGGTTGTTGCTGTTACACCCAAAGCATGGCAGGTTCGGATGGCAAAAACAATTATTATTGTAATGCTCGTCAGCGGCCTGGCTTATATTGCGGTTGTAGCGACCGGATTGCTCGGTAAGGCGGCGGAAATGATGCAGATCGATTCCATGGGACGCGTGGAGATTTATGAAAGTATGAGGCCGTATTATGAGTTTGACTTTTCTTATATGGGAAGAGGATTAGGTTATGTTTCCTATATGATTTGGAACGGTCTGATTGATGTGGGGGATGAGTTCGCCGGCGATATTCATAATGATCTGCTTCGGCAGTATATTGAGCTGGGAATGATAGGGTTTATCGTCTGGATAGTCCTGTATTTTTACTGGAGGCTGGAAATGCTGGCCAAGTCTATGGATATGAAATACAGAGCAGTTCTTCTCGCGATTTTTGCATATTGTTTTGGGTGTTATCTGACAGAAAATATGTATTACAATTTCAGAGTGAATCTTGCGATTGCGGTGGTCATATTTTCATACGCCTTTCAAAGAATGGAAGAGCATACGCCGGAGACAGGAGGGAGAGCTTGA
- a CDS encoding DegT/DnrJ/EryC1/StrS family aminotransferase gives MEDKKILVTRAYLPPMEEYIEELKELWESHWITNMGEKHRKLQQELMQFMGADAIELFTNGHMALELCIQAFNLTGEVITTPYTFASTTHAIVRNGLKPVFCDIDPETFTIDVSKIESLITDRTCAILPVHVYGNVCDVDGIDQLAKKYGLKVIYDAAHAFGETYRGKGVGTFGDVSCFSFHATKVFNTIEGGAAVYHDSEYGLELYRLKNFGIRGPERVDAVGANAKMNEFCAAMGLCNLRHMEELLTERKRVTERYLEHLERIDGLKLNAVQKDVKPNYGYFPVIFDEKRFGASRNEVFEILWQHGIGTRKYFYPLTNSFECFHGQFSLEETPAARYIANRVLALPIYPELENTEVDRICDIILSCRH, from the coding sequence ATGGAAGACAAAAAAATATTGGTGACAAGGGCGTATCTCCCTCCAATGGAGGAATATATTGAGGAATTAAAAGAACTTTGGGAATCCCACTGGATCACGAATATGGGAGAGAAACACAGAAAACTTCAGCAGGAACTGATGCAGTTTATGGGGGCAGATGCGATTGAGCTTTTTACCAATGGCCATATGGCGCTGGAGTTATGCATTCAGGCATTTAATTTGACGGGAGAGGTTATAACGACACCCTATACGTTTGCCTCCACAACGCATGCGATTGTTCGGAATGGCCTGAAGCCAGTATTTTGTGACATTGATCCGGAGACATTTACCATAGATGTATCGAAAATAGAGAGCCTGATTACGGACAGGACATGTGCAATTCTTCCGGTACATGTGTATGGCAATGTCTGTGACGTAGATGGAATTGACCAACTTGCAAAAAAGTATGGACTCAAGGTGATTTACGATGCGGCGCATGCTTTCGGAGAAACATACAGGGGAAAAGGCGTTGGAACATTTGGCGATGTATCCTGCTTTAGCTTTCATGCAACGAAGGTCTTTAATACGATTGAGGGCGGAGCTGCCGTTTATCATGACAGTGAGTACGGATTGGAGCTGTACCGGCTGAAAAATTTTGGAATCCGCGGGCCGGAGCGGGTGGATGCCGTTGGGGCAAACGCTAAAATGAACGAATTCTGTGCGGCTATGGGATTATGCAACCTGCGCCATATGGAGGAGCTTCTGACAGAAAGAAAGCGTGTGACGGAACGCTATCTGGAGCATCTTGAGAGGATTGACGGACTGAAGCTGAACGCTGTTCAAAAGGATGTGAAACCAAATTATGGGTATTTTCCGGTAATATTTGATGAAAAACGATTTGGTGCCAGCCGAAATGAAGTATTTGAGATCCTTTGGCAGCATGGAATAGGAACGAGGAAATATTTTTATCCGCTGACAAATTCTTTTGAGTGCTTTCATGGACAGTTTTCCCTGGAAGAAACCCCGGCTGCCAGATATATTGCCAATCGTGTTTTGGCGCTGCCAATCTATCCTGAGCTGGAAAATACAGAAGTTGACAGGATCTGTGATATTATTTTAAGCTGCCGCCATTAG
- a CDS encoding GGDEF domain-containing protein, protein MKQFDLFKYIKKFQIPIFLFSLIAGIAGFVTLSGMQSYTASAIIRYANAGAVNGVAPDGTEIDTTEIYSSKVIAEALKKMGLEDSNYSVDDLRSRVTVTAIRTEGQEAIDAAKITQGEPIEELPVDYEVSFTAVKKDEGALSMEEFARQFLDQMLDVYVAFYGEKHINTGTASNDISGLNMQNYDYLEMAEIINASIENAQASILQTENSAGNFRSSRTGYSFSDLRREFNMLDEVEMSNVFSYILENRVTKNPDVLIAKYENRIHEHEMNNENSEEQVAYINRIIDTYVTMMRESGNTNITYEYILNEVHDSFYTDENDVIQHVDQTVEYDQLLESYISERSEYENALIDIAYCQYIIDLYRGTISENSGIAVETGNLDEALAEAREDAAAVVANEAQDPAADAEAQETEQTPLTAENVVTVSTPEVQETADNMISSLVEKLNELYKVLETVNSEYNEYAGAQNVNMVASVALRQGINLWMYTVLIVIVFGLIGCIGAVVTGRLQDIFEWYVYVDRHLGIPNRAACDQKILQYSKSLLKDEFVCIAINIPYLKEKNRKYGRERTDAMIDEFIMMVKNIFSHEEKSFLGVNGVGQFLVFGEDMTYKRACAYMEQLRRNAAEYNRIADCRIEYTAGIAEAGRNDEYRIKNLLLQALQEPLASAGIQADGAETAEAKMQKTGMGNRSDEKTEMEITNADNTVSAMKMPEEAADTGETQTLPNQTELIEQKLEELRKALEKKS, encoded by the coding sequence ATGAAACAATTTGATTTATTCAAATACATAAAAAAATTTCAGATCCCAATTTTCCTTTTTTCTCTAATTGCAGGGATTGCCGGCTTTGTGACATTAAGCGGGATGCAGAGCTATACAGCCAGTGCAATTATTCGATATGCAAATGCCGGAGCTGTCAATGGAGTGGCACCCGATGGTACGGAGATTGACACTACGGAAATATATTCATCCAAAGTAATTGCGGAAGCCCTGAAAAAAATGGGGTTAGAAGACAGCAATTACAGCGTTGATGACCTTCGGTCTCGCGTGACGGTGACAGCAATTCGGACGGAAGGGCAGGAAGCCATAGATGCTGCCAAAATTACGCAGGGTGAACCGATTGAGGAACTGCCCGTAGATTATGAGGTGTCCTTTACCGCAGTCAAAAAAGATGAGGGCGCGTTATCAATGGAAGAATTTGCCAGACAGTTTCTGGATCAAATGCTGGATGTATATGTTGCGTTTTATGGGGAGAAGCATATCAATACCGGAACGGCCTCAAACGACATTTCAGGACTGAATATGCAGAATTATGACTACCTGGAAATGGCGGAAATTATCAATGCTTCCATTGAAAATGCTCAGGCAAGTATTTTGCAGACAGAGAATTCTGCCGGCAATTTCCGATCTTCACGAACAGGATATTCCTTTTCTGATTTACGCAGAGAATTTAATATGTTGGATGAAGTAGAAATGTCCAATGTCTTTTCATATATTCTCGAAAATAGAGTGACAAAAAATCCTGATGTTCTGATCGCGAAGTATGAAAATCGTATTCATGAACATGAGATGAACAATGAAAACAGTGAGGAGCAGGTTGCCTATATTAACCGGATTATCGATACTTATGTAACAATGATGCGGGAGTCCGGGAATACAAACATTACATATGAATACATCCTGAATGAGGTTCATGACAGCTTTTATACAGATGAGAATGATGTTATCCAGCATGTAGATCAGACAGTGGAGTACGATCAGCTTTTGGAGAGCTACATATCCGAGAGAAGCGAGTATGAGAATGCTCTGATTGATATTGCATATTGTCAATATATTATAGATTTATATCGCGGAACGATTTCTGAAAACTCAGGCATTGCTGTTGAAACCGGAAATCTGGACGAGGCATTGGCAGAGGCCAGAGAGGATGCGGCTGCGGTGGTGGCAAATGAAGCGCAGGATCCTGCGGCAGATGCAGAAGCGCAGGAAACGGAGCAGACGCCGCTGACGGCAGAGAATGTCGTAACTGTCAGTACACCGGAGGTGCAGGAAACGGCAGATAATATGATCAGCAGCCTGGTTGAAAAACTGAATGAGCTGTATAAGGTACTGGAGACAGTCAACAGTGAGTACAATGAATACGCAGGAGCACAAAATGTCAACATGGTTGCCAGCGTTGCACTCCGGCAGGGAATCAATCTTTGGATGTACACGGTGCTGATTGTTATCGTATTCGGATTGATTGGATGCATTGGAGCGGTTGTGACGGGAAGGCTCCAGGATATTTTTGAGTGGTATGTGTATGTGGACCGGCATCTTGGAATCCCTAATCGGGCAGCCTGTGATCAGAAGATTTTGCAGTATAGCAAGAGCCTTCTGAAAGATGAGTTTGTCTGTATAGCGATCAATATCCCGTATTTGAAAGAGAAGAATCGAAAGTACGGACGTGAGAGAACGGACGCGATGATTGATGAATTCATCATGATGGTTAAAAACATTTTCTCCCATGAAGAAAAGAGCTTTTTGGGCGTTAATGGCGTTGGGCAATTTTTGGTGTTTGGCGAGGACATGACGTATAAACGCGCTTGTGCATATATGGAGCAGCTGCGCAGAAATGCGGCAGAGTATAATCGAATTGCGGATTGCCGTATTGAATATACGGCCGGTATAGCGGAAGCAGGTCGGAATGATGAATACCGCATTAAGAATCTGCTGCTTCAGGCGCTTCAGGAACCGTTAGCAAGCGCGGGCATTCAGGCCGATGGAGCGGAAACGGCAGAAGCAAAGATGCAGAAGACGGGAATGGGCAATCGTTCTGATGAAAAGACAGAAATGGAGATTACGAATGCAGATAATACGGTTTCTGCGATGAAAATGCCGGAAGAAGCAGCGGACACTGGCGAGACACAGACGCTGCCGAATCAGACGGAGCTGATAGAACAGAAACTGGAAGAACTCCGCAAGGCCCTGGAAAAGAAATCCTGA
- a CDS encoding lipopolysaccharide biosynthesis protein, with protein sequence MSRKKIVLTNMLWRFAERCGAQGVSFVVSLVLARLLTPEDYGVVSLITIFTSILTLFIDSGFKNALIQKKNADQLDFTTVFYFNVFLGAVLYFVMFAASPLIADFFGRPDMVAFIRVMSLTLLLGGINGVQTAIVSKRMEFRKFFYSTLAGTIFSAMVGVAMAYKGAGVWALIFQRLLNQAIDTGVLWCTVRWRPSLEFSFRRLRPMFAYGSRILGSSLLNSFTSNLSGLLIGKIYESEMLAYYEKGRTIPGMLTDNLQISVQSVLFPVMALEQDKAEQVKDILKRSIGISTYFVFPFMIGIASCAEPLIQILYTEKWIQMVPYLQLWCFISMFYLWHTANLQVIQAMGRSDIFLRIEAVKQFLALAGVFLAIPFGVLTLLMSVCVTTVISLAINAHPNQKLVNYGFLKQVRDMFPILALNGLLAAVLWLTGRLPFTGLTMIFTKAAVGIAFYIAGSLVMKLSVLRYAVGLLLELAGRGERKEC encoded by the coding sequence TTGAGCAGAAAAAAAATTGTTTTGACGAATATGCTTTGGCGTTTTGCCGAGAGGTGCGGGGCCCAGGGAGTGTCATTTGTGGTTTCCCTGGTTCTGGCCCGCCTTTTGACACCGGAAGACTATGGTGTTGTTTCTTTGATTACAATTTTTACGTCAATTTTGACTCTTTTCATTGACAGTGGATTTAAAAATGCTTTAATTCAGAAAAAAAATGCGGATCAGCTGGACTTTACCACGGTTTTCTATTTCAATGTATTTTTAGGAGCCGTACTGTATTTTGTCATGTTTGCAGCAAGCCCTTTGATTGCGGATTTCTTTGGACGTCCTGATATGGTGGCCTTTATTCGAGTTATGTCACTGACGCTGCTTTTGGGCGGGATAAACGGAGTACAGACGGCTATTGTGTCAAAGAGAATGGAATTTCGGAAGTTTTTCTATTCTACTCTGGCCGGAACCATATTTTCTGCTATGGTGGGAGTTGCCATGGCATATAAAGGTGCCGGTGTTTGGGCTTTGATTTTTCAGCGTCTTCTGAACCAGGCCATTGATACAGGTGTGCTTTGGTGTACAGTGCGCTGGCGTCCGAGCCTTGAGTTCTCTTTCCGGCGGCTGAGACCAATGTTTGCATATGGGAGCAGGATTCTGGGATCATCGCTCCTTAATTCCTTTACCTCGAATCTGTCGGGTCTCTTGATTGGGAAAATATACGAGTCAGAGATGCTGGCCTATTACGAAAAGGGAAGGACAATACCGGGAATGCTGACAGATAATTTACAGATTTCGGTTCAAAGTGTGCTTTTCCCGGTTATGGCATTGGAACAGGATAAAGCAGAACAGGTAAAGGATATCCTGAAACGCTCAATTGGGATCAGCACATACTTTGTTTTCCCGTTTATGATCGGCATTGCCTCCTGTGCAGAACCTTTGATACAGATACTTTACACGGAGAAGTGGATTCAAATGGTGCCGTATTTGCAGCTCTGGTGTTTTATTTCCATGTTTTATCTCTGGCACACCGCAAATCTCCAGGTAATTCAGGCGATGGGACGAAGCGATATTTTTTTGAGGATAGAAGCCGTCAAACAATTCCTTGCCCTTGCTGGTGTTTTCCTTGCTATTCCGTTTGGTGTGTTGACTCTTCTGATGTCAGTATGCGTGACAACAGTCATTTCCCTTGCCATCAACGCACATCCGAATCAAAAGCTGGTCAACTATGGCTTTTTAAAACAGGTGCGGGATATGTTTCCGATTCTTGCGCTTAACGGTCTTTTGGCGGCAGTTTTATGGTTGACCGGCCGTCTGCCATTTACGGGTCTGACCATGATATTTACTAAAGCGGCAGTCGGCATAGCCTTTTATATAGCTGGTTCTTTAGTGATGAAGCTCAGCGTACTGAGATATGCGGTCGGATTGCTTTTGGAGCTTGCAGGTCGTGGAGAAAGGAAAGAGTGCTGA
- a CDS encoding glycosyltransferase family 2 protein, with product MPRFSVLVPVYNGELHIKKCLESLLEQTFEDFEVILLNDGSSDRSGEIADEFALNDKRIHVFFQKNQGIFRTRISMMQQAAGEYLVFCDADDWMEKNALEKLDKAIQESNAELILFDSNKVYTEKGKEKIVPDTPIGECAGFLDKEFIAQRLSESFVMNPLWRKTVRRRIVDPKRYHKYLDICQGEDLIIGLPWLFEAGKVFYLKESLYYYRCGEPQSATGRVFPYRFRMVNETRKILLEYLKQYPENVNMEILANHYFLALNYCMADIVFGIKSGREKNAAFEEMKASVVYKSLKNYVRTESMRVRFRLSTRLLIRGHYRALSIFCRFVGIMQRRKR from the coding sequence ATGCCGCGGTTTAGCGTACTGGTGCCGGTTTATAATGGGGAATTGCATATTAAAAAATGTCTGGAGTCACTTTTAGAACAGACTTTTGAAGACTTTGAGGTGATTCTCCTGAATGACGGATCATCAGACCGTTCGGGGGAAATTGCAGATGAGTTTGCGTTAAACGACAAAAGGATCCATGTTTTTTTTCAAAAGAATCAAGGCATCTTCAGAACCAGAATATCCATGATGCAGCAGGCAGCAGGAGAATATCTCGTTTTTTGCGATGCAGATGATTGGATGGAGAAAAACGCTCTGGAGAAGCTTGACAAAGCGATTCAGGAAAGCAATGCGGAACTGATTTTATTTGATTCTAATAAAGTTTACACAGAAAAAGGAAAAGAAAAGATTGTTCCGGATACTCCAATAGGTGAATGCGCAGGCTTTTTGGACAAAGAGTTTATTGCGCAGAGATTGTCAGAGTCTTTTGTTATGAATCCGCTGTGGAGAAAGACAGTAAGACGCAGGATTGTGGATCCAAAGCGGTATCATAAATATTTGGACATCTGCCAGGGGGAGGATCTGATCATAGGGCTGCCCTGGCTGTTTGAGGCAGGAAAGGTGTTTTATCTGAAGGAATCGCTTTATTATTATAGGTGCGGTGAGCCTCAAAGTGCAACAGGACGTGTATTTCCATATCGTTTCCGGATGGTTAATGAAACGAGGAAAATTCTTTTGGAGTATTTAAAGCAGTATCCGGAAAATGTGAACATGGAGATTCTGGCAAATCATTATTTCCTGGCTTTAAATTATTGTATGGCGGATATTGTATTCGGTATTAAAAGCGGCAGAGAAAAGAATGCAGCGTTTGAAGAAATGAAAGCTTCTGTGGTTTATAAGAGCCTTAAAAATTATGTGCGCACGGAAAGCATGAGGGTTCGTTTCAGGCTTTCTACGAGACTTCTCATTCGGGGACATTACAGGGCCTTAAGTATTTTCTGCCGTTTCGTTGGGATTATGCAAAGGAGAAAGAGATGA